The Vitis riparia cultivar Riparia Gloire de Montpellier isolate 1030 chromosome 3, EGFV_Vit.rip_1.0, whole genome shotgun sequence genome includes a region encoding these proteins:
- the LOC117911015 gene encoding serine/threonine-protein kinase BLUS1-like, giving the protein MAQEGGNDEEKWWLCIDKTGTLCRTKNVVSDPACMVIMEPNSGNQDWTNKYWTTHIIGAASGATVYKAAFYPDFETLEALPDYETFVAIKVFKAKQTTEIQKLKQELQDSAFLAGHPHPNIIRIKTEFTVDDNLYVVMPFMAGGSLQSIISSRFPEGFPEECVRIALRETLKGLSYIHRMGQLHKNVDARYIFLCPYTPAIKLAFAASLYEQNTNFLGHGPSYAMPHCMWPAPEASLNYTSKADVWLVGITALQLGYGLRVANHNSMVAMVKNLRGNYPMEDQKFSKSFKHLVALCLDPNPSRRPQPDQLLRHRFFGNCQDVCYFSNMVKPPEQQNGRNLEVRRA; this is encoded by the coding sequence ATGGCCCAAGAAGGTGGCAATGATGAAGAAAAGTGGTGGCTGTGCATCGACAAGACTGGAACACTATGCAGGACAAAAAATGTTGTAAGCGATCCAGCATGCATGGTGATCATGGAACCCAACTCCGGAAACCAGGACTGGACCAACAAGTACTGGACCACCCATATCATTGGAGCTGCATCTGGAGCTACCGTCTATAAAGCTGCCTTCTATCCGGACTTCGAGACTTTGGAAGCTTTGCCTGATTACGAAACCTTTGTAGCCATCAAAGTCTTCAAGGCCAAACAAACAACTGAGATACAGAAGCTGAAGCAAGAACTCCAAGACAGTGCCTTTCTTGCTGGTCATCCTCACCCCAACATAATCCGAATCAAAACCGAATTCACTGTCGATGATAATCTTTATGTCGTGATGCCTTTCATGGCTGGGGGTTCCCTTCAATCCATTATATCTTCTCGCTTCCCAGAGGGTTTTCCCGAAGAATGCGTCCGCATAGCTCTCAGAGAAACCCTAAAGGGCTTATCATATATCCATCGGATGGGCCAGCTTCATAAAAATGTGGACGCCAGGTACATCTTTCTTTGCCCATATACGCCAGCTATAAAGCTCGCCTTTGCAGCATCCCTCTACGAACAAAATACCAACTTCCTTGGTCATGGACCCTCTTATGCCATGCCTCACTGTATGTGGCCAGCACCTGAGGCTAGTCTGAATTACACTAGCAAGGCTGACGTATGGCTTGTTGGCATCACTGCATTGCAGCTGGGATATGGACTAAGAGTAGCCAATCATAACAGTATGGTTGCCATGGTCAAGAATTTGAGAGGAAATTACCCAATGGAAGACCAAAAGTTCTCCAAATCTTTTAAGCATTTGGTGGCCCTATGCCTAGATCCAAACCCATCAAGACGGCCACAGCCAGACCAGCTGCTAAGGCATAGATTCTTCGGTAACTGTCAGGATGTTTGTTACTTTTCAAATATGGTAAAGCCACCAGAACAACAGAATGGAAGAAATTTGGAGGTACGAAGAGCATGA